A genome region from Mycolicibacterium litorale includes the following:
- a CDS encoding ABC transporter ATP-binding protein, whose product MTGPVLEVADLAVRIGRRDIVRDISFSVEREKTLGIVGESGSGKSITVLAATGLLDAPGARISGSSLLGGAPPIELVDASARTLRTVHGGRIGFVFQDPGTSLNPLLTLERQITESLEAHRNMTRRQARGRALELLTAVGLPEAQRRLDSYPHQLSGGQRQRVMIAIALACDPELLIADEPTTALDVTTQAQIVELVRDLQRDFGTAVVWISHDLGVIGQVADDVTVLQHGSAVEQAPVLDVFDRPRHEYTRELLAARPLVGGDGPPPADPDSPVLLQVDGLDVRFDVSGPTGRSTVHAVQDLSFGIRRGTTLGLVGESGSGKSTVAAALTGLVAPHAGTATLDGVDVFGVRGADEKRLRRRISLVFQDPFSSLNSRMRVGAAIGEPLAVHKLVDGRDGRRARVAELLDLVGLPAEFASRYPHELSGGQRQRVSIARALATEPDLLILDESTASLDVSVQSKVLDLLTRLQRDLELTYLFIGHDLAVIQRMSHDVLVMRDGAAVEHRPAAELFAAPEQPYTRDLLAAVPPARPRASA is encoded by the coding sequence ATGACCGGACCCGTCCTCGAGGTCGCCGATCTGGCCGTGCGGATCGGGCGCCGCGACATCGTGCGCGACATCTCGTTCTCCGTCGAGCGCGAGAAGACCCTCGGCATCGTCGGTGAGTCCGGGTCCGGGAAGTCGATCACCGTGCTGGCCGCAACGGGTCTGCTCGACGCACCGGGGGCGCGGATCAGCGGGTCCAGCCTGCTCGGCGGAGCGCCGCCGATCGAGCTCGTCGACGCGTCGGCGCGCACGCTGCGCACCGTGCACGGCGGGCGGATCGGGTTCGTGTTCCAGGATCCGGGCACGTCGCTCAATCCGCTGCTGACGCTGGAACGTCAGATCACCGAATCGCTGGAAGCGCACCGGAACATGACGCGGCGGCAGGCGCGGGGCCGTGCCCTGGAACTGCTCACCGCCGTCGGTCTGCCCGAGGCCCAGCGCCGGTTGGACTCTTACCCGCACCAGCTGTCGGGCGGTCAGCGTCAGCGCGTGATGATCGCGATCGCGCTGGCGTGTGACCCCGAACTGCTCATCGCCGACGAACCGACCACCGCGCTCGACGTCACCACCCAGGCGCAGATCGTCGAGTTGGTGCGAGACCTGCAGCGCGACTTCGGCACCGCGGTCGTGTGGATCAGCCACGACCTCGGCGTGATCGGACAGGTCGCCGACGACGTCACCGTGCTGCAGCACGGAAGCGCCGTGGAGCAGGCTCCGGTACTCGACGTCTTCGACCGGCCGCGCCACGAATACACCCGCGAGCTGCTGGCGGCCCGCCCCCTCGTCGGCGGTGACGGTCCCCCACCCGCCGATCCGGACTCCCCTGTCCTGCTGCAGGTCGACGGCCTCGACGTGCGCTTCGACGTGTCCGGACCGACCGGCCGTTCGACGGTGCATGCGGTGCAGGACCTTTCGTTCGGGATCCGTCGTGGCACCACCCTCGGCCTGGTCGGCGAGTCCGGGTCCGGCAAGTCGACGGTGGCCGCTGCGCTGACCGGTCTGGTGGCACCCCACGCCGGGACCGCGACGCTCGACGGCGTCGACGTGTTCGGGGTTCGCGGCGCCGACGAGAAGCGGCTGCGGCGGCGGATCAGCCTGGTGTTCCAGGATCCGTTCTCGTCGCTCAACTCCCGGATGCGGGTGGGTGCTGCGATCGGGGAACCGCTGGCCGTGCACAAGCTGGTGGACGGGCGGGACGGCCGCCGGGCGCGGGTCGCCGAACTGCTCGACCTCGTCGGACTGCCCGCGGAGTTCGCGTCACGGTACCCGCACGAACTGTCCGGCGGTCAGCGCCAACGGGTCAGCATCGCACGGGCACTGGCAACCGAACCGGACCTGCTCATCCTCGACGAATCCACGGCCTCCCTTGACGTCTCGGTGCAGTCGAAGGTGCTCGACCTGCTCACCCGCCTGCAGCGCGATCTCGAGCTGACCTATCTGTTCATCGGCCACGACCTCGCGGTCATCCAGCGGATGAGCCATGACGTCCTGGTGATGCGCGACGGGGCCGCGGTCGAGCACCGCCCGGCCGCGGAGCTGTTCGCCGCGCCCGAGCAGCCCTACACGCGGGATCTGCTGGCGGCGGTGCCTCCCGCCCGGCCGCGCGCCTCGGCGTGA
- a CDS encoding ABC transporter permease: protein MTAPADETNTATRVPGWRLLLGNPVTVVSALVLAVVIVISAFATWLIPYGVNDIDVPNALQSPSGAHWLGTDELGRDVFSRVLVAIQASMRVAVISVAFAVVVGVTIGVVAGYRGGWLDTVFMRIVDVMFAFPVLLLALAVVAILGPGVTTTILAIGIVYTPIFARVSRASTLSVRVEPYVAVSRTMGTGHLYILTRHVLPNISGPLIVQTSISLAFAILSEAALSFLGLGIQPPQPSLGRMIFDSQGFVTLAWWMAVFPGAAIFVIVLAFNLLGDGMRDVLDPKQRTMIEARRKQ, encoded by the coding sequence ATGACCGCCCCGGCCGACGAGACCAACACCGCGACGCGAGTTCCGGGGTGGCGACTGCTGCTCGGCAATCCCGTCACCGTGGTCAGCGCGCTCGTCCTCGCCGTGGTGATCGTCATATCCGCGTTCGCCACCTGGCTGATCCCCTACGGCGTCAACGACATCGACGTGCCGAATGCGCTGCAGTCCCCCAGCGGCGCGCACTGGCTCGGCACCGACGAACTGGGGCGCGACGTGTTCTCCCGCGTGCTGGTCGCCATCCAGGCCTCCATGCGGGTCGCGGTCATCAGTGTGGCGTTCGCGGTGGTCGTCGGGGTGACGATCGGGGTGGTCGCGGGCTACCGCGGCGGCTGGCTCGACACGGTGTTCATGCGCATCGTCGACGTGATGTTCGCGTTCCCGGTGCTGCTGCTCGCGCTGGCGGTGGTGGCGATCCTCGGGCCGGGGGTGACCACGACGATCCTTGCCATCGGCATCGTCTACACCCCGATCTTCGCCCGCGTCTCCCGAGCGAGCACACTGTCGGTCCGGGTCGAACCCTATGTGGCGGTGTCGCGGACGATGGGCACCGGCCACCTCTACATCCTGACCCGCCATGTGCTGCCGAACATCTCGGGACCGCTGATCGTGCAGACCTCGATCTCGCTGGCGTTCGCGATCCTCTCCGAGGCCGCGCTGTCGTTCCTCGGGCTCGGCATCCAGCCGCCGCAGCCGTCGCTGGGCCGGATGATCTTCGACTCGCAGGGTTTCGTGACGCTGGCGTGGTGGATGGCGGTGTTCCCCGGCGCGGCGATCTTCGTGATCGTGCTGGCGTTCAACCTGCTCGGCGACGGGATGCGAGATGTGCTGGACCCCAAGCAGCGCACCATGATCGAGGCGCGGAGAAAGCAATGA
- a CDS encoding ABC transporter permease — MRTLAAHPVVRFLARRVAYSLVVLIGVLIVVFALVQLVPGDPVRIALGTRYTPEAYEALRSASGLDRPLIVQFFSYLGNALTGDLGVSFRNGDPVTATLLDRLPATVSLGLVGIVFAMLIAVPAGIYSALHEGRASDAIVRITSQFGVSIPDFWLGILLIALFSSTLGWLPTSGYRPLFDDPAGWLRHIILPGLTVGVVAAAIMTRYIRSAVLEVASTGYVRTARSKGLPPRVVTARHTVRNALIPVLTITGIQLATILGGVIVVEVVFAWPGLGRLVYNAVAARDYPVIQGAVLLMAALFLLINLIVDVLYAVVDPRIRLS, encoded by the coding sequence GTGAGAACCCTGGCCGCCCACCCCGTCGTGCGCTTCCTCGCCCGGCGGGTCGCCTACTCGCTGGTGGTGCTGATCGGTGTGCTGATCGTGGTGTTCGCGCTGGTGCAGCTGGTACCCGGCGATCCGGTGCGGATCGCGCTGGGGACCCGCTACACGCCCGAGGCGTATGAGGCGCTGCGGTCGGCCAGCGGGCTGGACCGGCCGCTGATCGTGCAGTTCTTCAGCTATCTGGGCAATGCGCTCACCGGTGACCTCGGGGTGAGCTTCCGCAACGGCGACCCGGTCACCGCCACCCTGCTCGACCGGTTGCCCGCGACGGTGTCGCTGGGTCTGGTCGGCATCGTGTTCGCGATGCTCATCGCGGTGCCCGCGGGGATCTACTCGGCGCTGCACGAGGGCCGGGCCAGCGACGCGATCGTGCGGATCACCAGTCAGTTCGGCGTGTCGATCCCCGACTTCTGGCTCGGTATCCTGCTGATCGCGCTGTTCTCGTCGACGCTCGGATGGCTGCCGACGTCGGGCTACCGGCCGCTGTTCGACGATCCGGCCGGGTGGCTGCGCCACATCATCCTGCCCGGACTGACCGTCGGGGTGGTCGCGGCGGCGATCATGACCCGCTACATCCGCTCGGCGGTGCTCGAAGTGGCCTCGACCGGATATGTGCGCACCGCCCGGTCCAAGGGTCTTCCGCCGCGCGTGGTCACCGCGCGCCACACCGTGCGCAACGCGCTGATCCCGGTTCTCACCATCACCGGCATCCAGCTCGCCACGATCCTGGGCGGGGTCATCGTCGTCGAGGTGGTGTTCGCCTGGCCCGGCCTGGGCAGGCTGGTCTACAACGCCGTGGCCGCCCGCGACTATCCCGTCATCCAGGGCGCCGTGCTGTTGATGGCCGCGCTGTTCCTTCTCATCAACCTGATCGTGGACGTGCTGTACGCCGTCGTCGACCCGAGGATCCGGCTGTCATGA
- a CDS encoding ABC transporter substrate-binding protein — protein sequence MRRDAVLAACLALTAALLLAMTGCSTGERVDLGDAASGNLVAAIAGEPDQLDPHKTSAYFSFEVLENVFDTLVEPDANLEMRPALAESWEVSPDQRVWTFHLRRGVTFHDGSPFTADDVVYSYRRIIDEELTNVDKFAAVTDITAVDPATVRITVDKPTPNLLTNLGGFKGMAIVSRANVESGRIATHPVGTGPFSFAGATSGDLITLRANPSYWDGAPRISGVTFRFISEPSTALSALQAGEVDWTDSVPPQRVSQLRDDESLRLAVTPSNDYWYLALNEARPPWNDVRVRRAIAYGIDREAIVAATSYGTAARNQLAIPEGNPWYTPYDTYSYDVDKAKSLLAEANAKPGKLDMLVTSEYPETVTAAQIIADNLAPLGITVDIRTVDFATWLDEQNNGNFDMLMMGWLGNIDPDDFYYAQHHTNGTSNAQKFSDPEVDRLLDAGRVETNREARRDGYAKAATRIADEVSYIYLYNPSVIQAWTPALSGYEARRDGAVRFRSAVLGEDESS from the coding sequence ATGCGGCGTGACGCGGTGCTGGCTGCCTGCCTCGCGCTGACCGCGGCGCTGCTGCTGGCGATGACGGGGTGCTCCACCGGCGAGCGGGTCGACCTGGGTGACGCCGCATCGGGCAACCTGGTCGCCGCGATCGCGGGCGAACCCGATCAGCTCGACCCGCACAAGACCAGCGCGTACTTCTCGTTCGAGGTGCTCGAGAACGTCTTCGACACCCTCGTGGAACCCGACGCGAACCTGGAGATGCGCCCGGCGCTGGCCGAGTCGTGGGAGGTCAGCCCCGACCAGCGGGTGTGGACGTTCCACCTGCGCCGCGGCGTCACCTTCCACGACGGGTCGCCGTTCACCGCCGACGACGTCGTCTACTCGTACCGCCGCATCATCGACGAGGAGCTGACCAACGTCGACAAGTTCGCCGCGGTCACCGACATCACGGCGGTCGATCCGGCCACCGTGCGCATCACCGTCGACAAGCCCACCCCCAACCTGCTGACCAACCTCGGCGGCTTCAAGGGGATGGCGATCGTGTCGCGGGCCAACGTCGAGAGCGGACGCATCGCCACCCATCCCGTCGGCACCGGGCCGTTCTCGTTCGCCGGTGCCACCAGCGGCGACTTGATCACGTTGCGCGCCAACCCGTCCTACTGGGACGGGGCGCCGCGGATCTCCGGGGTGACGTTCCGCTTCATCTCCGAACCGTCGACGGCGCTCTCGGCACTGCAGGCCGGTGAGGTGGACTGGACGGATTCGGTCCCGCCGCAGCGTGTCTCGCAGTTGCGCGACGACGAATCGCTGCGGCTGGCCGTCACGCCCAGCAACGACTACTGGTATCTGGCGCTCAACGAGGCCCGGCCGCCGTGGAACGACGTGCGGGTGCGCCGGGCGATCGCCTACGGTATCGACCGCGAAGCCATCGTGGCGGCGACGAGCTACGGCACCGCAGCGCGCAACCAGCTCGCGATCCCCGAGGGCAACCCCTGGTACACGCCGTACGACACCTACTCCTACGACGTCGACAAGGCGAAAAGCCTGTTGGCCGAGGCGAATGCGAAACCGGGGAAACTCGACATGCTGGTCACCAGCGAGTACCCGGAAACCGTCACCGCCGCACAGATCATCGCCGACAACCTCGCCCCGCTGGGCATCACCGTCGACATCCGCACCGTCGACTTCGCCACCTGGCTCGACGAACAGAACAACGGCAACTTCGACATGCTGATGATGGGCTGGCTGGGCAACATCGACCCCGACGACTTTTACTACGCCCAGCACCACACCAACGGCACCAGCAACGCCCAGAAGTTCTCCGACCCCGAGGTGGACCGGCTGCTCGACGCCGGCCGGGTCGAGACCAACCGCGAGGCCCGCCGGGACGGCTACGCGAAGGCGGCCACCCGCATCGCCGACGAGGTCAGCTACATCTACCTCTACAACCCGTCGGTCATCCAGGCCTGGACCCCCGCGCTGTCCGGGTACGAGGCCCGCCGCGACGGCGCGGTCCGGTTCCGCAGCGCGGTCCTCGGTGAGGACGAATCCTCGTGA
- a CDS encoding 3-oxoacyl-ACP reductase family protein encodes MTTANGGPLAGRRALVTGGSRGIGAEIVRRLAFDGAAVAFTYGSSVADADKVVVDVSRGGGLALPIRADSADAGQIASAVDETVTRLGGLDILVNNAGVASFGAVESVPLDEFDRLVAVNVRGVFVAIQCAVPHLGDGGRIINIGSINAERVPSPGLSVYSMTKAAVAGLTRGLARELGPRGITINNVQPGPIATDMNPEHGEFAEAATQLIAVGHYGHTSDVAGVVSYLAGPDASYITGANWNVDGGFTA; translated from the coding sequence ATGACGACAGCGAACGGCGGCCCGCTGGCCGGGCGGCGGGCACTGGTGACCGGCGGGTCGCGCGGCATCGGTGCGGAGATCGTGCGGCGACTGGCCTTCGACGGGGCTGCGGTGGCGTTCACCTACGGGTCGTCGGTGGCCGATGCGGACAAGGTCGTCGTCGACGTGTCCCGTGGCGGCGGCCTGGCGTTGCCGATCCGGGCGGACAGTGCGGATGCCGGGCAGATCGCCTCGGCGGTCGACGAGACGGTCACCCGCCTCGGCGGCCTCGACATCCTGGTCAACAACGCCGGAGTGGCGAGCTTCGGCGCGGTCGAATCGGTCCCGCTCGACGAGTTCGACCGGCTGGTGGCGGTCAACGTCCGTGGGGTGTTCGTGGCGATCCAGTGCGCGGTCCCGCATTTGGGTGACGGCGGGCGCATCATCAACATCGGCAGCATCAACGCCGAGCGGGTCCCGTCGCCCGGCCTGTCGGTGTACTCGATGACCAAGGCCGCGGTGGCCGGGCTGACGCGCGGGCTCGCCCGCGAGCTGGGGCCGCGCGGTATCACGATCAACAACGTCCAGCCCGGTCCGATCGCGACGGACATGAACCCCGAGCACGGGGAATTCGCCGAGGCGGCAACCCAACTCATCGCCGTCGGGCATTACGGCCACACATCCGACGTGGCCGGCGTGGTGAGCTACCTGGCCGGACCGGACGCCAGCTACATCACCGGGGCCAACTGGAATGTCGACGGCGGCTTCACCGCCTGA
- a CDS encoding NAD(P)H-dependent amine dehydrogenase family protein, which yields MTKRIVVWGTGFVGKMVIAEIDRHPLFELVGVGVSDPHKVGRDAGEICGLGRPLGVTATDDIDALIALRPDALVHFGPTAAHADANIALITRFLRAGIDVCSTAMTPWVWPTMHLNPPEWIVPVTEACELGESSCFTTGIDPGFANDLFPMTLMGVCAEVKRVRAAELLDYTNYTGDYENEMGIGRPPGHRALLETPDILVFAWGATVPMIAHAAGIMLDEITTTYDKWVTPTDRKSAKGVIEAGNVAAVRFTINGVYRGETRIQLEHVNRIGNDAAPDWPSGTENDVYRVEIDGTPSIVQETAFRFTDGSGRDAAAAGCLATGMRALNAVPAVNDLRPGWVTALDLPLIAGAGTIR from the coding sequence ATGACCAAACGGATCGTGGTGTGGGGCACCGGCTTCGTCGGCAAGATGGTGATCGCCGAGATCGACCGGCACCCGCTGTTCGAACTCGTCGGCGTCGGGGTGAGCGACCCGCACAAGGTGGGCCGCGACGCGGGGGAGATCTGCGGGCTCGGCCGCCCGCTCGGCGTCACCGCCACCGACGACATCGACGCGCTCATCGCGCTGCGCCCCGACGCACTGGTGCACTTCGGGCCCACCGCCGCGCACGCCGACGCCAACATCGCGCTGATCACCCGGTTCCTGCGCGCCGGGATCGACGTGTGCTCGACGGCGATGACGCCGTGGGTGTGGCCGACCATGCACCTCAACCCGCCCGAATGGATCGTGCCGGTGACCGAGGCATGCGAGCTCGGGGAGTCGTCGTGCTTCACCACCGGTATCGACCCCGGCTTCGCCAACGACCTGTTCCCGATGACGCTCATGGGCGTGTGCGCCGAGGTCAAGCGCGTGCGCGCCGCCGAACTGCTCGACTACACCAACTACACCGGTGACTACGAGAACGAGATGGGCATCGGCAGGCCACCCGGGCACCGGGCGCTGCTCGAGACCCCCGACATCCTTGTGTTCGCTTGGGGTGCAACGGTTCCCATGATCGCGCACGCGGCGGGGATCATGCTCGACGAGATCACCACCACCTACGACAAGTGGGTGACGCCCACGGACCGCAAGAGCGCGAAGGGGGTCATCGAGGCGGGCAACGTCGCGGCCGTCCGGTTCACCATCAACGGCGTCTACCGGGGCGAGACGCGCATCCAACTCGAACACGTCAACCGCATCGGCAACGACGCGGCCCCCGACTGGCCGTCGGGCACCGAGAACGACGTCTACCGCGTCGAGATCGACGGCACCCCCAGCATCGTGCAGGAGACCGCGTTCCGGTTCACCGATGGCTCGGGACGCGACGCCGCCGCGGCGGGATGTCTGGCCACCGGGATGCGCGCGCTCAACGCCGTACCCGCCGTCAACGACCTGCGCCCGGGCTGGGTGACCGCCCTGGACTTACCGCTGATCGCCGGGGCAGGCACAATTCGCTGA
- a CDS encoding Hsp70 family protein has translation MPDGIGLSLGATAMAAVVVGRAAVRRTPVLTLFGHRPPEVGLPGENPRLDEPGLVVTDFVDRVGDPVAILAADGTSHRGEALTADALRALLYALTRGREPVDPIAVSHPAHWHDGAVEALRTALAEVPEFGRSVPVLPDAVATLTALRDEPGLPTRGVIALCDFGGSGTSITLADAADGLRPIAPTVRHLDLSGDVIDQALLTHVVAGLSAAGTVDVSGTSAIGSLTRLRGACRGAKERLSTETVTALTAELPGHSGEVRLTRAELDDIVRTPLADFVAVLRGSLERAGVRPGDLAAVATAGGGARIPIITTTLSENFRVPVVTSRRPELAAAIGAGLTAVRGPDDDAHTALAAAAPLTAAAPVVDDTAQSSTFRALAWSDADDVPDIAPAAYDTEPAGDADVRPKFLFGPPDGADDRRPATVPWYRRPPVALGLGAAAVLAALVAAVVLVNRDDDAPSSTEPTTTTVTTTEAPAPAAPPPVDTPAPQAPAPETVRQTAPPPATQAPPPPAPEAPPPPPAEPPATTPPPATTPPPATTQPPVTTTQPPPLIPTLPYTTIPGLPFVPAPPGFGG, from the coding sequence ATGCCAGACGGGATAGGACTGTCGCTCGGAGCGACCGCGATGGCGGCCGTGGTGGTGGGCCGCGCCGCGGTGCGGCGCACACCGGTGCTCACGCTGTTCGGCCACCGTCCGCCCGAGGTCGGCCTGCCCGGCGAGAATCCCCGACTCGACGAGCCCGGCCTGGTCGTCACCGACTTCGTCGACCGGGTGGGGGATCCGGTCGCGATCCTGGCCGCCGACGGGACCAGTCATCGCGGGGAGGCGCTGACGGCCGACGCGCTGCGGGCCCTGCTCTATGCGCTGACCCGTGGCCGCGAGCCCGTCGACCCGATCGCGGTGAGCCACCCCGCCCATTGGCATGACGGCGCGGTCGAGGCGCTGCGCACCGCGCTCGCCGAGGTGCCGGAGTTCGGGCGCTCGGTCCCGGTGCTGCCCGATGCGGTGGCGACGCTGACCGCGTTGCGGGACGAGCCCGGGCTGCCGACCCGCGGCGTGATCGCGCTGTGCGACTTCGGCGGATCCGGCACCAGCATCACGCTGGCCGACGCCGCCGACGGCCTGCGGCCGATCGCCCCCACCGTGCGGCACCTCGACCTGTCCGGGGACGTGATCGACCAGGCGCTGCTCACCCACGTCGTCGCCGGCCTGTCGGCCGCGGGGACGGTGGATGTGTCGGGCACCTCGGCGATCGGCTCGCTGACCCGGCTGCGCGGTGCGTGCCGCGGCGCCAAGGAGCGGCTGTCCACCGAGACCGTGACGGCGCTGACCGCCGAGCTGCCCGGGCACAGTGGCGAGGTCCGGCTCACCCGCGCCGAACTCGACGACATCGTGCGCACACCGCTCGCGGACTTCGTGGCGGTCCTGCGCGGCAGCCTGGAGCGGGCCGGTGTCCGGCCGGGCGACCTGGCCGCGGTCGCCACCGCAGGCGGCGGTGCGCGCATCCCGATCATCACCACCACGCTGTCGGAGAACTTCCGCGTCCCGGTGGTCACCAGCCGGCGACCGGAACTCGCCGCGGCGATCGGCGCGGGACTGACCGCAGTCCGCGGACCCGACGACGACGCGCACACCGCGCTCGCCGCGGCCGCACCGCTGACGGCCGCCGCGCCCGTCGTCGACGACACCGCGCAGTCCAGCACGTTCCGCGCGCTGGCGTGGTCGGACGCCGACGACGTCCCCGACATCGCCCCCGCCGCCTACGACACCGAGCCGGCCGGCGATGCGGACGTGCGGCCGAAGTTCCTGTTCGGCCCGCCCGACGGGGCCGACGACAGGCGGCCCGCGACGGTGCCGTGGTACCGGCGCCCGCCGGTGGCGCTCGGGCTCGGGGCGGCCGCGGTGCTCGCGGCGCTGGTGGCGGCGGTGGTGCTCGTCAACCGCGACGACGACGCCCCGTCCTCCACGGAGCCGACCACCACCACGGTGACGACGACGGAAGCGCCCGCGCCGGCGGCGCCACCGCCCGTCGACACGCCCGCCCCGCAGGCGCCGGCACCCGAAACGGTCCGGCAGACCGCGCCGCCGCCCGCGACGCAAGCGCCACCGCCGCCGGCCCCCGAGGCGCCGCCGCCCCCGCCCGCGGAGCCACCGGCGACCACCCCGCCGCCGGCCACCACCCCGCCGCCGGCCACGACTCAGCCGCCGGTCACGACCACACAGCCACCGCCGCTGATCCCGACGCTGCCGTACACGACGATCCCCGGCCTGCCGTTCGTGCCCGCCCCGCCCGGCTTCGGCGGGTAG
- a CDS encoding DJ-1/PfpI family protein gives MKAQIVLFDGFDPLDVIAPFEVLVAGSDAVGGELAVELVAAEGPRPVISGSRGLVLQATSRLDPQTPGFVIVPGAAGPVEGDPDDGDVTIPVLLARFGETAAIPLIRRALAHPQVTVATVCGGSLALAMAGLLEGRYAVTHHLGMAVLEATGVHAVPARVVDDGDVVSGAGVTSGLDLALHLLERTYGPQIAAAVESLFAYERRGTVWSNRGRVPEAV, from the coding sequence ATGAAGGCCCAGATCGTGCTGTTCGACGGGTTCGACCCGCTCGACGTCATCGCCCCGTTCGAAGTGCTCGTCGCCGGCAGCGACGCCGTCGGGGGTGAGCTGGCCGTCGAGCTCGTCGCCGCGGAGGGCCCGCGGCCGGTGATCAGCGGCAGTCGCGGACTGGTGTTGCAGGCGACCTCCCGATTGGACCCGCAGACACCGGGGTTCGTGATCGTGCCGGGCGCGGCGGGCCCGGTCGAAGGCGATCCCGACGACGGCGACGTGACGATTCCTGTACTGCTGGCCCGCTTCGGCGAAACCGCGGCGATCCCGCTCATCCGGCGAGCCCTCGCCCATCCGCAGGTCACGGTGGCCACGGTGTGCGGCGGTTCGCTCGCGCTGGCGATGGCCGGTCTCCTGGAGGGCAGGTACGCGGTCACCCACCACCTCGGTATGGCCGTGCTCGAGGCGACCGGTGTGCATGCGGTCCCCGCCCGGGTGGTCGACGACGGAGACGTGGTCAGCGGGGCGGGGGTGACCTCGGGACTCGATCTGGCACTGCACCTGCTCGAGCGAACCTACGGGCCGCAGATCGCCGCCGCGGTCGAATCTCTGTTCGCCTACGAGCGGCGCGGAACGGTGTGGAGCAACCGCGGCCGCGTCCCGGAGGCGGTGTGA
- a CDS encoding GlxA family transcriptional regulator: protein MHTVAVLAVPDTIAFDLATAVEVFGRTRKPDGTPGYDVRVCATAPQVDAGPLRIATDHGIDALAGADTIVVPGVNDIDTPAPAAVVEALRTAYAAGARIASICTGAFTVAAAGLLDGRRATTHWLAADAFRAAYPAVRLDPDVLYVDEGQVLTSAGASAGLDLCLHMVARDHGAAVAADSARMAVAPLHRSGGQAQFILRNRAAAGPLAERTELDAVLAWLEQHAHRDLTLADIAQYASMSVRTLNRRFQAETGQTPMQWVTGVRVRHAQQLLETTNYGVERVGREVGFTSPANFREQFRRLTGVAPLSYRNTFRERLAG, encoded by the coding sequence ATGCACACCGTCGCGGTCCTGGCCGTGCCCGACACCATCGCGTTCGACCTCGCCACCGCCGTCGAGGTGTTCGGCCGCACCCGAAAGCCCGACGGCACACCGGGTTACGACGTGCGGGTGTGCGCCACCGCCCCGCAGGTCGACGCCGGACCGCTGCGTATCGCCACCGACCACGGCATCGACGCACTGGCCGGGGCGGACACGATCGTGGTGCCCGGTGTCAACGACATCGACACGCCCGCACCGGCGGCCGTGGTCGAGGCGTTGCGCACCGCCTACGCGGCGGGCGCCCGGATCGCCTCGATCTGCACCGGCGCCTTCACCGTGGCCGCCGCCGGACTGCTCGACGGCAGGCGGGCCACCACGCACTGGCTGGCCGCCGACGCATTCCGCGCCGCGTACCCTGCCGTGCGCCTCGATCCCGACGTCCTCTACGTCGACGAGGGTCAGGTGCTCACCTCCGCCGGTGCGTCGGCCGGCCTGGATCTGTGCCTGCACATGGTGGCCCGCGACCACGGCGCCGCCGTCGCCGCCGACTCCGCCCGCATGGCGGTCGCGCCGTTGCACCGCAGTGGCGGTCAGGCGCAGTTCATCCTGCGCAACCGGGCGGCCGCCGGACCGCTGGCCGAACGCACGGAACTCGACGCCGTGCTGGCCTGGCTCGAACAGCACGCCCACCGAGACCTCACGCTCGCCGACATCGCGCAGTACGCGTCGATGAGCGTGCGCACGCTGAACCGGCGCTTCCAGGCGGAGACCGGCCAGACCCCGATGCAGTGGGTGACCGGGGTGCGCGTCCGGCACGCCCAGCAGCTGTTGGAGACCACCAACTACGGTGTCGAACGCGTCGGCCGCGAGGTGGGGTTCACCTCGCCCGCGAACTTCCGCGAACAGTTCCGACGGCTGACCGGCGTAGCACCGTTGAGCTACCGCAACACTTTTCGCGAACGCCTCGCCGGCTGA